GGACGCGTCCTGCATCGACCGCTTCGCGTCCATCCCCGCGACGAACAGGATTCCGGAGCCGGCGACGACCAGACCGACGAGGAGCACGAGGCCGACGACGGGCGCCACTCCCCGCGCCTGCGACCGCCCGCGAGCGGCTCCGACTGGAGACATGATAGTTACCAGTTGGCACAGCGATGGGGTTAGTTAGAAGCCGGCTAGTCGAACGCCGGCAGACCGGAATCGCGGCCATCGCCGAACGCAATCGTGGTCCTTCGCGAACGCATTCGAGCCCATCCGGGAACGCAATCGTGGTCCTTCGCGAACGCAATCGCGCCAATCGACGCCCGTCCGGCCGCGTCGTCGACCGCAGCCGCGGCCTACCCCCGCCAGACGCCCGTCTCTGCAGGACACCATCGCCGCGTCGCCCCCGGAAGCGCGCCGACCGGCCGGGACGGTGAAGTGAGAAGATTCTTCCCCCTCGGCGACCGATTCGGCTACATGAGTGAGTTTACTATCCGCGGTACGTTCCAGACCCACCGTGGGGAGCGAGCGTTCGAGACGACAATCGACGCGACGAACGAGAACGTCGCTCGCGAGCACACGTTCGCGAACTTCGGCGGCCGGCACGGCCTGAACCGTCAGCAGGTCGAGATCGAGGAGGTCGAAGCACAATGATGGGCGGTGGTGGCGGCGGCGGCGAACTCCAGCAGCTCTCCCAGGAACTACAGGCGCTCGAAGAGGAGATCGAGGAACTCGAGACGGACGTCTCGGACCTCCAGGCGGAGAAGACCGAGATCGACGAGGCCATCGAGGCGCTCGAGACGCTCGAGACCGGTTCGACGGTGCAGGTGCCGCTGGGCGGCGACGCGTACGTCCGCGCGGAAGTCCAGGACCTCGACGAGGTCGTCGTCGGCCTCGGCG
The Halorubellus sp. JP-L1 DNA segment above includes these coding regions:
- the pfdA gene encoding prefoldin subunit alpha, giving the protein MMGGGGGGGELQQLSQELQALEEEIEELETDVSDLQAEKTEIDEAIEALETLETGSTVQVPLGGDAYVRAEVQDLDEVVVGLGGGYAAEQSEGDAIETLENKKDAVDDRIEDVNDEIDDLESESSQLEQKAQQMQQQQMQQQMQQMQQQEGDDE
- the rpl18a gene encoding 50S ribosomal protein L18Ae, encoding MSEFTIRGTFQTHRGERAFETTIDATNENVAREHTFANFGGRHGLNRQQVEIEEVEAQ